A DNA window from Flavisolibacter ginsenosidimutans contains the following coding sequences:
- a CDS encoding T9SS type A sorting domain-containing protein: protein MKSTLFAIFLLWSLYAFCQSAPVESQIFNAGSTATTSKVGVRIRAKSGTVQYFGVTFYLLYQSANASIISLDDNKLVSTFGWGTSGRTYNLANSVNLTVNNISYDKRLVYANVDETSGSNVVTLTTAWDTLLYVNYSNLQASYPQGGFAYEQQSAEALGVALTDPNFSNIPIDVTSPALPLGPGTVLPVTFSGFEVGCTANGTLIYWHTATEANNRFFEVEKSIDGLSWRSLNRITTSASANSTKDYQWTDAESGSAFYRIKQVDLNGTESYTAVKHTDCTPAGFSIQLFPVPTSDKLTVIIKSAQQITAVVSLIDNTGQKVMFRTCPLNKGSNQITLDVSKLAQGRYYLQTTSGDFSTKKAVVIVR from the coding sequence ATGAAATCAACACTGTTTGCAATTTTTCTTCTTTGGTCACTTTATGCTTTTTGCCAATCAGCACCGGTGGAATCACAAATTTTTAATGCGGGTTCGACGGCAACCACGTCGAAGGTAGGGGTGCGGATACGCGCCAAATCTGGAACGGTGCAATACTTTGGGGTGACCTTCTACTTGCTTTATCAAAGTGCCAACGCATCGATTATTTCACTGGACGACAATAAATTGGTTTCAACCTTTGGATGGGGGACAAGCGGGAGGACATATAACCTTGCCAATTCTGTTAACTTAACTGTGAACAATATATCGTACGACAAGCGGTTGGTTTATGCAAACGTTGATGAAACCAGCGGCTCCAACGTCGTGACCTTAACTACTGCGTGGGATACACTATTGTACGTAAATTATTCCAACCTGCAGGCTTCTTATCCACAAGGCGGCTTCGCTTACGAACAACAGTCGGCTGAAGCCTTGGGCGTTGCGCTAACGGATCCGAATTTTTCCAACATTCCAATTGATGTGACATCACCGGCTCTACCGCTCGGGCCTGGCACTGTCTTACCCGTCACCTTTAGCGGTTTTGAGGTTGGCTGCACTGCGAATGGAACCCTTATCTATTGGCATACAGCTACAGAAGCGAACAACCGGTTTTTTGAAGTCGAAAAAAGCATCGACGGGTTGTCGTGGCGGAGCCTGAACCGTATAACAACCTCTGCTTCTGCAAATTCTACCAAAGATTATCAATGGACAGACGCCGAAAGCGGCAGCGCCTTCTACCGAATTAAGCAAGTTGATTTGAATGGCACGGAGTCTTACACGGCGGTGAAACACACGGACTGTACACCCGCAGGGTTTTCAATCCAGCTCTTCCCTGTACCCACTAGCGACAAACTGACCGTAATAATTAAGTCGGCGCAACAGATAACTGCGGTTGTATCGCTAATTGACAACACAGGACAGAAAGTAATGTTCCGCACCTGCCCATTGAACAAAGGTTCAAATCAAATTACCCTGGATGTGAGTAAGCTGGCCCAAGGACGGTATTACTTGCAAACAACATCTGGTGATTTTAGTACGAAAAAAGCGGTTGTAATTGTGCGGTAA
- a CDS encoding right-handed parallel beta-helix repeat-containing protein, whose protein sequence is MRKIIILFAQILSVCFANAQFPAPYCGESFSPVTSINKVVFANLTNTIPSFSPGAAHRDFTSLVANVTQGNTYTLSVSGYSNSLLDYYRVYFDWNQNGNFSDAGEQLDMGRLFSSGADGATLSFNVTIPLNALGGVTRMRIAKRNISYPSPCNATASAGQAHDYTLNITTLPPCSAPLIGGNAVSADASVCPTTSVQLSVNGATAGFSGVSFQWQSSPDGSNWTDISGAISTSLSTFQSSATYYRRLIQCAAGGSASSTAVLVGMKPLATCYCVPSPTVCTFYYMDSVAVGSLANVSACGSSGYSDYTTTAISPSLQAGTYQLLTVRTGGSGSKVVKVWIDFNQNGVFEDNEQTEVGRPVGAGVVKKWIRIPFNAKGGITRMRLRAIYSYYDWVGACGNYSTGTTDQIETEDYNVSIIPSSTPNATFVFYVKANATGANNGLTWADAYTSLYNALSSALPSDTIKVAKGMYKPSGSAFSMKDSVVVFGGYPDSGNPTETDRNWRTNQTILSGELGVPGYSGNFPVLLMGSSLSSVTLWDGFILQETYGYGSGSRSGAVVLSFNSRPVLRNFLFRNNYASESNDGTAITAINSSPTVINSVFVNNNVSFLTYSKGIVYSSNGSPVFYNCVFANNGGFDSSSALYHSGGNPQIVNCTFFGNVCGYRPEGAVVVGTSGANISINNSIFYENRNINKDIYQTFSPDSSELVLSNSTASVQNCIFQNYKGGNNVQLSVNPRFRDTADLDGPDNLFFTADDGLSLTNPCSPGLNAGNNALANLTEPDLAGSNRVFGTVDLGAYEMPATRSTPLKTVYVNKAATGTNDGSSWSNAFTDLQKALQYCADTVKVAAGTYPPSQANTRSFFTLENKKVLLGGYPSTGNPSDADRDASLYPTVLSGKLPNGSQSSIIIKSKNVDSTTMMDGFTVRDCSPIRPALGSLYLLDKASPTIKNCRIAGNSFGIVSQKGSDALFLRCTLDSNYFGATIIISARPRFQNCNFIHNRTGATYDDSYDGAAVNNRYASPVFDSCRFAYNTASHWGGAIMNSISQPQFTHCIFTANTTSEYGGDVFNDSSNAQFDNCTFNDTLTVVSGGSIFNSGSAPVFRFCQFKNSKATGDGGVVFNELSSPTFISCAFSKTGNFYSRLYSRPTLINCIAAMPATDGTPFMKNVRTVATLTNVTFVRQGIPGEVSQSGALVLNTDSSQLTVKNSIFWGGKLDTKSPAPDIVNDPNTTYTSSTTINNSITQAYGTNGVNGNLVGINPRLSEYNDPDGKDNEFFTPDDGLTLSARSPAIDAGSTNANNQPVDILNQNRVYGNGIDIGAYERQSPAGGFSKTVYVNPSSTGNGDGSSWANAYTSLWPAIENICADTVKVASGVYKPAVFDRDSSFLLQHNKTYLGGYPSTGSPADIERNPTLYPTVLSGNIGSPADSSDNTKHVLLINNADTLVTLDGFVIQDGLANVGQLLTQVGGGGILAVGSKVKVLNCVLQKNTAVAGGGMMISASDYFKISRTVVRANRSTGRGGGLYLFSMTGNVQGVVENSVMAANYAGAHGGGIFGSGSNGFYTAGINYNNVIFYSNTAAFQGGGMYTDAPYKTYVTNCTFVRNHAAVASGAGLYNRIVYQQDQGFPQIYNCVFKSNSLAVNSTDETYMGSDIAEENCPAFNCYRSNIRYNRVQSFVNYFDMNNVYVSPRFKNELNPEGPDNQWLTDDDGLQLSPTSLLVDAGDLSSVAAIPFDALRNKRVNGPKPDLGAYESTGPACGGKVFTASESGNSFQWQVNEGNGFINIQNDAVYGGAQTGSLTLTGAPTSWYGYTYRCVVTNANGTAYSKTDLLTFEAVWTGGTSNAWNDPANWNCGKVPDGNTDVYVFAGTSNYPFVNINAICRTVSVQEGASLTIGSGYTLTTTH, encoded by the coding sequence ATGAGAAAAATAATAATCCTTTTTGCCCAGATTCTTTCGGTATGTTTTGCAAACGCTCAATTTCCTGCACCATACTGCGGAGAAAGCTTCAGTCCCGTTACATCGATCAACAAAGTTGTTTTTGCCAATCTGACCAACACGATTCCTTCGTTCAGCCCCGGAGCAGCCCATCGCGATTTTACCTCGCTTGTAGCGAACGTAACCCAAGGCAACACCTATACATTATCTGTTTCGGGTTATTCAAATAGTTTACTTGATTACTACCGGGTGTATTTTGATTGGAACCAAAACGGTAATTTCTCCGATGCCGGAGAGCAACTCGACATGGGCCGGTTATTTTCCTCTGGTGCTGATGGTGCGACGCTTTCCTTCAATGTGACCATCCCGTTGAATGCTTTGGGTGGTGTTACACGAATGCGCATTGCAAAACGTAACATTTCTTATCCCTCACCCTGTAACGCAACAGCGTCAGCCGGCCAAGCTCACGACTACACGTTGAACATAACGACGCTGCCGCCTTGTTCGGCACCACTGATCGGCGGAAACGCGGTTAGTGCTGACGCCAGCGTATGCCCAACAACATCCGTACAATTAAGTGTTAACGGCGCTACCGCCGGTTTTAGCGGCGTGTCATTTCAATGGCAATCGTCGCCGGATGGCAGCAACTGGACAGACATTTCTGGAGCGATATCGACCAGCCTTTCAACTTTTCAAAGCAGTGCCACTTATTACCGCCGGCTTATCCAGTGTGCTGCGGGTGGCTCAGCCTCTTCAACCGCCGTGCTGGTTGGCATGAAACCTTTGGCTACTTGTTATTGCGTTCCGTCTCCCACTGTTTGTACTTTCTATTACATGGATTCGGTCGCAGTTGGAAGCCTGGCGAATGTTTCGGCCTGCGGCAGCAGCGGCTATAGCGATTACACAACGACAGCGATATCGCCCTCTTTACAGGCAGGTACCTATCAGTTGCTCACGGTACGCACGGGTGGTAGCGGAAGCAAAGTAGTCAAGGTTTGGATTGACTTTAATCAAAACGGTGTCTTTGAAGACAACGAACAGACCGAAGTGGGACGTCCGGTAGGGGCAGGAGTTGTAAAGAAATGGATTCGCATTCCCTTTAACGCCAAAGGCGGCATTACTCGAATGCGCCTACGTGCCATCTACTCTTATTATGACTGGGTGGGCGCTTGTGGCAATTATAGCACCGGAACAACCGACCAAATAGAAACCGAAGATTACAACGTATCGATTATCCCAAGCTCGACGCCTAATGCCACTTTCGTCTTTTATGTAAAAGCCAATGCCACGGGTGCCAACAACGGGTTAACCTGGGCTGACGCATACACGTCACTCTATAACGCCTTGTCTTCTGCATTGCCGAGCGATACGATTAAAGTCGCCAAAGGAATGTATAAGCCTAGCGGCTCGGCTTTCAGCATGAAAGACAGCGTGGTGGTGTTCGGCGGTTACCCTGACTCTGGGAATCCTACGGAGACAGACCGAAACTGGCGAACCAATCAAACCATCTTAAGCGGCGAATTGGGTGTGCCGGGTTATAGCGGAAACTTCCCGGTTTTGCTGATGGGCAGTTCGTTGTCGTCTGTTACACTTTGGGACGGTTTCATTCTTCAAGAAACCTACGGGTATGGAAGCGGTAGTCGCTCAGGCGCAGTTGTGCTTTCTTTCAACAGCCGCCCGGTATTGCGCAACTTCTTGTTCAGAAATAATTACGCCAGTGAGAGCAACGATGGCACGGCCATTACGGCAATCAACAGCTCGCCTACAGTGATTAATAGCGTCTTTGTCAACAACAACGTTTCATTTCTAACTTATTCAAAAGGTATCGTATACAGTAGCAATGGCAGCCCGGTATTTTACAATTGTGTGTTCGCCAACAACGGCGGTTTCGATTCATCCAGCGCATTGTACCATTCTGGCGGCAACCCGCAAATAGTTAATTGCACCTTTTTCGGAAACGTCTGCGGCTACAGGCCTGAAGGTGCCGTGGTTGTGGGCACCAGCGGCGCCAACATAAGCATTAACAATTCTATCTTCTACGAAAACAGGAACATTAACAAAGATATTTATCAGACCTTTTCACCCGACTCAAGCGAACTGGTTCTTTCAAATTCAACCGCATCAGTACAGAACTGCATTTTTCAAAACTATAAGGGAGGCAATAATGTTCAATTGAGTGTGAATCCCCGCTTTCGGGACACGGCGGATTTAGATGGTCCGGATAATTTGTTTTTTACAGCAGACGATGGGCTGTCGCTCACTAACCCTTGCTCACCGGGCCTTAACGCTGGCAACAACGCACTAGCGAATCTGACTGAACCCGATTTGGCGGGCAGCAACCGCGTTTTCGGAACTGTGGACTTAGGTGCCTACGAGATGCCGGCGACTCGCTCAACACCGTTGAAGACTGTGTATGTGAACAAAGCTGCCACGGGTACAAACGACGGCAGCAGTTGGTCCAATGCATTCACAGACTTGCAAAAAGCCCTGCAGTATTGTGCTGATACCGTTAAGGTAGCCGCTGGTACTTATCCGCCTTCCCAGGCCAATACACGTTCTTTTTTTACGCTGGAAAACAAAAAGGTTTTGTTAGGTGGATATCCGAGTACGGGAAATCCAAGTGACGCAGACCGTGACGCAAGTTTATATCCAACGGTCTTGAGCGGCAAGTTGCCAAATGGATCACAAAGCAGCATCATTATAAAGAGCAAGAACGTCGACAGTACAACGATGATGGATGGCTTTACCGTTCGGGACTGTTCCCCGATACGTCCAGCGTTGGGAAGCCTTTACCTTCTTGACAAGGCTTCACCAACGATTAAAAATTGTCGCATTGCCGGCAATAGCTTCGGCATTGTTTCGCAAAAAGGCAGCGATGCACTCTTCCTTCGCTGCACGCTGGATAGCAATTATTTTGGCGCCACTATTATCATTAGTGCCCGGCCAAGATTTCAAAACTGCAATTTTATCCACAACCGGACTGGTGCGACCTATGACGATAGTTACGACGGTGCAGCGGTGAACAACCGTTATGCTTCACCTGTTTTTGATTCGTGCAGGTTTGCCTATAACACTGCGAGCCATTGGGGCGGTGCCATAATGAACAGCATTAGCCAACCGCAGTTCACGCATTGCATCTTTACAGCCAACACAACAAGTGAATACGGCGGAGACGTTTTTAACGACAGTTCGAACGCACAATTCGACAATTGCACTTTCAACGATACGCTTACAGTGGTAAGCGGCGGTAGTATATTTAATTCGGGAAGCGCACCGGTGTTTCGGTTTTGCCAATTTAAAAACAGCAAGGCGACGGGAGACGGTGGCGTTGTGTTCAATGAATTATCTTCTCCCACTTTTATCTCTTGTGCGTTCTCCAAAACCGGGAACTTTTACAGCCGTTTATACAGTCGCCCTACGTTGATCAATTGCATTGCTGCAATGCCCGCTACAGATGGGACGCCGTTCATGAAGAATGTTAGGACGGTGGCTACACTGACCAATGTAACTTTTGTACGTCAAGGCATACCTGGAGAAGTAAGTCAGAGTGGCGCTCTGGTCTTGAACACTGACAGCTCGCAACTCACGGTTAAAAACAGCATTTTCTGGGGCGGCAAACTGGATACAAAAAGCCCAGCGCCAGATATTGTGAACGACCCCAATACCACATATACTTCCTCTACAACCATTAACAACTCCATTACCCAAGCATACGGAACCAACGGCGTTAACGGCAATCTGGTCGGCATAAATCCGCGGCTGTCTGAGTACAACGACCCTGATGGAAAAGACAACGAGTTTTTTACGCCCGATGATGGTTTAACCCTTAGTGCTCGTTCTCCAGCTATAGATGCGGGAAGCACAAATGCAAACAACCAACCAGTAGATATATTGAATCAGAACCGCGTTTATGGCAATGGGATTGACATCGGCGCGTACGAAAGACAATCGCCAGCCGGTGGGTTTTCAAAAACAGTTTACGTTAACCCGTCTTCCACCGGTAATGGCGACGGTTCATCGTGGGCCAATGCCTACACATCACTGTGGCCAGCCATCGAAAATATTTGCGCCGACACGGTGAAGGTAGCGAGCGGGGTTTACAAGCCGGCCGTTTTCGATCGTGACAGCTCTTTTCTTTTGCAACACAATAAAACTTATTTGGGTGGTTATCCATCAACCGGCAGTCCCGCGGATATCGAACGAAATCCGACGCTTTATCCAACGGTTTTGAGTGGCAATATCGGTTCGCCAGCTGATTCTTCCGACAATACAAAACACGTTCTGCTAATAAACAATGCAGATACATTGGTAACGCTTGACGGCTTTGTTATACAAGACGGGCTTGCAAATGTTGGCCAGTTGCTGACACAGGTAGGGGGCGGGGGTATTTTGGCCGTCGGTTCGAAGGTGAAAGTTTTGAATTGCGTTTTGCAAAAAAATACGGCGGTAGCCGGTGGCGGCATGATGATCAGCGCCTCCGACTACTTTAAAATCAGCCGTACAGTGGTTCGCGCCAACAGGTCAACAGGTCGCGGCGGCGGTTTGTATTTGTTTTCCATGACGGGAAATGTCCAGGGCGTTGTTGAAAATTCAGTTATGGCGGCGAACTACGCGGGTGCACACGGCGGCGGTATCTTTGGCAGCGGCAGCAATGGTTTTTACACCGCCGGCATTAATTACAACAACGTAATTTTTTACAGCAATACTGCAGCCTTTCAAGGCGGTGGAATGTACACTGACGCACCCTATAAAACATACGTTACCAATTGCACCTTCGTGCGAAATCACGCGGCGGTCGCAAGTGGAGCCGGGCTGTACAACCGAATTGTTTATCAACAAGATCAAGGCTTTCCGCAGATTTATAATTGTGTTTTCAAATCCAATTCGCTAGCCGTTAACAGCACCGATGAAACATACATGGGGTCTGATATCGCCGAAGAAAATTGTCCGGCTTTTAATTGTTACCGTTCCAACATTCGTTACAACCGGGTACAATCTTTTGTGAATTATTTCGACATGAACAACGTGTATGTGTCACCGCGCTTTAAAAACGAACTCAATCCTGAGGGACCAGATAATCAATGGCTAACCGATGATGATGGCTTGCAACTATCACCAACCTCTTTGCTTGTAGACGCAGGCGATCTGTCCTCTGTCGCAGCAATACCGTTCGACGCTTTACGGAATAAGCGGGTTAATGGGCCTAAGCCTGATTTGGGCGCCTATGAATCAACTGGCCCTGCGTGTGGCGGAAAGGTTTTTACCGCAAGTGAATCAGGCAATTCCTTCCAGTGGCAAGTCAATGAAGGCAATGGGTTTATCAACATTCAAAACGACGCTGTTTATGGCGGTGCCCAAACTGGTTCTTTAACATTGACAGGTGCTCCTACCAGCTGGTATGGTTATACGTACCGTTGCGTCGTAACAAATGCAAATGGCACCGCATACAGCAAGACTGACTTGTTGACCTTTGAGGCGGTTTGGACCGGTGGTACTTCGAATGCTTGGAATGATCCCGCGAATTGGAATTGCGGCAAAGTGCCCGACGGAAATACCGACGTGTATGTTTTTGCGGGTACATCGAATTACCCGTTTGTAAACATCAATGCCATTTGCCGAACCGTCTCGGTGCAGGAAGGCGCAAGTCTAACGATTGGTTCGGGATATACGTTAACTACAACACATTAA